In one Diabrotica virgifera virgifera chromosome 7, PGI_DIABVI_V3a genomic region, the following are encoded:
- the LOC126887788 gene encoding uncharacterized protein LOC126887788 isoform X2 — translation MVYTYSIPERVEIIFIFASQNQCYLRIAQIFNERHLDKNLSHVYVRDLVEKFRETGRVQNKKRDAARLLNEASQIEVLGNFTIEPIASTRQVSAMTGLSHESVRKVLKLHNFHPYKTQILQELGDDDPDRRIEFCELMTERIRVEPRWLKNICSTDECTFMLNGNVNKQNCRYWSDANAHRFREGHTQYPEKVNVWAGILGDAIIGPLFIPGNLSGDIYLDMLKNTIEPLIVHELENQRDDQGNLALDEDLLHFQEAPPHYAAPVRHWLDTNYPNKWIGRRGPIEWPPRSPDLPPPDFFLWGYLKSVVNIKYKTQPASLEELRERITQGCIIVYKTTEATLNIYVIDIFNKFVVQ, via the coding sequence ATGGTTTACACTTACAGTATACCTGAACGCGTGGAGATCATTTTCATATTTGCGTCCCAGAACCAGTGTTATTTACGAATAGCTCAAATATTTAATGAAAGGCATCTGGACAAAAATTTAAGTCACGTGTACGTCCGCGATTTAGTTGAAAAGTTTAGAGAAACGGGAAGAGTGCAAAATAAAAAAAGGGATGCCGCAAGATTACTGAATGAAGCATCCCAAATTGAGGTCCTTGGAAATTTTACAATAGAGCCTATTGCATCAACACGTCAAGTATCTGCAATGACAGGACTTTCACATGAGTCGGTTAGAAAGGTGTTGAAATTACATAACTTTCACCCGTACAAAACACAAATTCTTCAAGAACTAGGCGATGATGATCCAGACCGACGAATTGAGTTTTGTGAACTCATGACTGAAAGAATTCGCGTTGAACCGcgatggttaaaaaatatttgttccaCTGATGAATGTACTTTTATGCTGAATGGTAatgtaaataaacaaaactgtcggTACTGGAGTGATGCGAACGCGCATCGATTCAGAGAAGGTCACACTCAATATCCTGAAAAAGTGAATGTTTGGGCAGGAATATTAGGCGATGCTATAATTGGCCCCTTGTTCATACCAGGCAATTTAAGTGGCGACATTTATCTCGATATGCTGAAAAACACCATCGAACCTTTAATTGTGCATGAATTAGAGAACCAAAGGGACGACCAAGGCAACCTAGCTCTAGACGAAGATTTGCTGCACTTCCAAGAAGCACCTCCTCACTATGCAGCTCCAGTTAGGCACTGGTTAGATACTAATTATCCGAACAAATGGATTGGAAGGAGAGGTCCTATTGAGTGGCCACCGAGATCACCAGACTTACCGCCACCTgacttttttctatggggttacctcAAGTCAGttgttaatataaaatataaaactcAACCTGCGTCACTTgaggaattgcgagaaagaattacgcaaggctgtattattgtttacaaaacaacggaagccactttgaacatttatgtaattgacatttttaacaaatttgtagttcaataa